From one Plasmodium malariae genome assembly, chromosome: 12 genomic stretch:
- the PmUG01_12062100 gene encoding conserved Plasmodium protein, unknown function — MQNFNFVPQIDNKVNVVQPQPFQMYIPNHNVMFPQTYTDNTQHYNQPIFFEPLPPIYVKNQLLPSPILVQMPTTVVVQNESQPAMVLSQPPSNIVVKNNPPTSVFVKQSNPNVVVKNEAPLNYVQSLDICQDAVVTDMNRPGMTSLSKSML; from the coding sequence ATGCAAAACTTCAATTTTGTTCCACAAATAGACAACAAGGTGAATGTTGTTCAACCACAACCCTTTCAAATGTATATTCCTAATCATAATGTAATGTTTCCTCAAACATATACTGATAACACACAGCATTATAACCAACCGATATTTTTCGAGCCATTGCCACcaatatatgttaaaaatcAGTTATTGCCTTCTCCAATTTTGGTGCAAATGCCAACGACAGTAGTTGTTCAAAATGAGTCTCAGCCAGCAATGGTACTTAGCCAACCTCCCTCAAATATCGTAGTAAAAAACAACCCACCCACGTCCGTTTTTGTTAAACAATCTAACCCTAATGTAGTTGTAAAAAATGAAGCTCCACTAAATTATGTGCAAAGTCTTGATATTTGCCAAGACGCAGTAGTAACAGATATGAATCGCCCAGGCATGACATCACTAAGTAAAAGTATGTTGTAA
- the PmUG01_12062000 gene encoding protein phosphatase 2C, putative, translating to MSRINLITTKEVSEIVSWYTHVCAGTMQGYRATEEDATVILATLKNFPSCRMCTIFDGHIGKETALYCARNIADFIGNCQSLNVHNITNACIQLDNEILSSNFANSGSTAIIAIIEKIMDKNVFKLYICNLGDSRAMLIKNDGSFISLSEDHKPYNKKEKERIDKIGGFVENGRILGYIGVSRSFGDKKYKRSSSPYNPHETMITCIPDIKIFYANSDDILLLGCDGIFEMLSWNDVAKYSFECINRYTLSDAVINIIDYALLSGSKDNITIQIIKFFNDEVENFHFREMLIPSVYIHNEKVSKYEFYGQFLNKYNINDKNMINNLMENCTEIKEKCYSIEPFLKEIRENKNAHIILNRRNNKKIKYLTLPILQEDLETNNVFNKMDQDDFNNMREFFREFDRKVEITKC from the exons ATGAGtagaattaatttaataaccACAAAGGAGGTATCTGAAATTGTCAGCTGGTATACTCACGTCTGTGCCGGGACTATGCAAGGGTATAGAGCAACGGAGGAAGAt GCAACGGTTATATTAGCGActctaaaaaattttccgTCATGCAG GATGTGCACTATATTTGATGG CCATATAGGAAAAGAAACAGCTTTATATTGCGCTCGAAATATAGCTGATTTCATAG gTAATTGCCAATCCTTAAATGTTCACAACATAACAAACGCGTGTATACAGCTGGACAATGAAATTTtga GTAGTAATTTTGCTAATAGTGGATCTACAG caatAATTGCAATAATTGAGAAAATTATGgacaaaaatgtttttaagcTTTATATATGCAACTTGG GAGATTCTCGGGCAATGCTAATAAAGAACGACGGTTCATTTATTTCGTTAAGTGAAGATCATAAAccttataataaaaaagaaaaggaaagaatTGATAAAATAGGAGGATTTGTTGAAAATGGTAGAATACTTGGATACATTGGTGTGTCAAGATCATTCGGGGACAAA aaatataagaGGTCAAGTTCTCCGTATAATCCGCACGAGACGATGATAACATGCATACctgatataaaaattttttatgcaaATTCTGATGATATTTTGCTTTTAGGATGTGATGGAATATTTGAAATGCTTTCATGGAATGATGTGGCAAAATATAGTTTTGAATGCATCAATAGATATACGTTAAGTGATGctgtaattaatattatagatTATGCCTTATTATCAGGGTCTAAGGATAATATAAcaattcaaataataaaattttttaatgatgaGGTAGAGAATTTCCATTTTAGAGAAATGTTGATACCAAGTGTATATATCCATAATGAGAAAGTatcaaaatatgaattttatggacagtttttaaataaatataatataaatgataaaaatatgatcaACAACTTAATGGAAAATTGTACtgaaattaaagaaaaatgttattCTATTGAaccatttttaaaagaaatcagagaaaataaaaatgcccATATCATATTGAATAGACGGAATAACAAgaagataaaatatttaacattGCCTATACTACAAGAAGATCTTGAAACAAATAACGTTTTTAACAAAATGGATCAGGATGATTTTAATAACATGAGAGAGTTTTTTAGAGAATTCGACAGAAAAGTTGAAATAAcgaaatgttaa